The following proteins are encoded in a genomic region of Methanobrevibacter gottschalkii DSM 11977:
- the uppS gene encoding polyprenyl diphosphate synthase — MAENILYRLYEWYISRNLVPEKMPKHVAFIMDGNRRYSKLQGNIDVVKGHEMGVNILEKVMDWSIELGIEIITAYAFSTENFNRSKHEIDGLMNLFVINFKRLVDNPKIHKYEVKVKVVGRTELLPDNVKEAIKEAEDATAQYNKRFLNLAIGYDGRLEIIDSFKKIIKDVQDGKISIDDVDEELVSKNLYTAGLDDPNLIIRTSGEERLSGFLLWQSSYSELYFCETLWPELRKVDFIRAIRSYQARERRFGA, encoded by the coding sequence ATGGCAGAAAATATACTTTACAGATTATATGAATGGTACATCTCAAGGAATTTAGTTCCTGAAAAAATGCCAAAACATGTTGCTTTTATTATGGACGGCAACAGAAGATACTCAAAATTACAAGGAAACATTGATGTTGTTAAAGGACATGAAATGGGTGTGAATATTTTAGAAAAAGTAATGGATTGGAGTATTGAACTTGGAATAGAGATTATTACTGCTTATGCTTTCTCAACAGAAAATTTCAATAGATCAAAACATGAAATAGATGGATTAATGAACTTATTTGTCATTAACTTCAAAAGATTAGTGGACAATCCGAAAATACATAAATATGAAGTAAAAGTTAAAGTAGTAGGCAGAACTGAATTACTTCCGGATAATGTGAAAGAAGCAATAAAAGAAGCAGAAGATGCAACAGCACAATATAATAAAAGATTCCTCAACTTAGCTATTGGATACGATGGACGTTTAGAAATTATTGATTCGTTTAAAAAGATTATTAAAGATGTGCAAGATGGAAAAATATCTATTGATGATGTGGATGAAGAACTTGTAAGTAAAAATCTTTATACAGCAGGACTTGATGATCCTAATCTAATCATTAGAACCAGCGGGGAGGAACGTTTAAGTGGATTTTTACTTTGGCAATCTTCATACTCAGAATTATATTTCTGTGAAACTTTATGGCCGGAACTTAGAAAAGTTGATTTTATAAGGGCAATCAGATCATATCAGGCAAGAGAAAGAAGGTTTGGTGCATAA
- the mtxX gene encoding methanogenesis marker protein Mmp4/MtxX — protein sequence MKTIAIGVGKNENIIQACHIFKEKHPKTDLKLIYRDEDLVRAVLDNKIHGVVRGSLPASNIMRELKEIYPEITRATYVNGDEYEFLLTPVGIDEGNSVEDKLNIVKNCIAFYKRLGKTPKIAVLAEGRKDDFGRGEEVSKSITDSEKLTKLIQETTGEEVKNYYILVEKAIKDDCNIIVAPNGRVGNIIFRTLVLLNSWPSYGAITFGMDKIYIDTSRDQSIEGYVRSLILANTLDNF from the coding sequence ATGAAAACAATAGCTATTGGTGTTGGAAAAAATGAAAATATAATACAAGCTTGTCATATTTTTAAAGAAAAACACCCAAAAACGGATTTAAAACTAATATATCGTGATGAAGACTTAGTGCGTGCAGTTTTAGATAATAAAATACATGGTGTGGTTCGCGGGTCACTTCCAGCTTCTAATATTATGAGGGAATTAAAGGAAATCTACCCAGAGATTACCCGAGCAACTTATGTTAATGGAGACGAATATGAATTTCTATTAACACCTGTTGGAATCGATGAAGGCAACAGTGTAGAAGATAAATTAAATATTGTCAAAAACTGCATTGCTTTTTATAAAAGACTTGGAAAAACTCCAAAAATAGCAGTTCTTGCAGAAGGAAGAAAAGATGATTTTGGAAGAGGCGAAGAAGTGTCAAAATCTATTACAGACAGCGAGAAACTAACAAAACTTATCCAAGAAACTACTGGAGAAGAAGTTAAAAACTATTATATTCTAGTTGAAAAAGCAATTAAAGATGATTGCAATATTATTGTTGCCCCAAACGGAAGAGTGGGAAATATCATATTTAGGACATTAGTTTTACTTAATTCCTGGCCAAGTTATGGTGCAATAACCTTTGGAATGGATAAAATATACATTGATACAAGCAGAGATCAAAGTATTGAAGGGTATGTTCGTAGTTTAATATTAGCAAATACTCTAGATAACTTTTAA
- the cobM gene encoding precorrin-4 C(11)-methyltransferase → MKGKVIFIGAGPGDPELITVKGRNVIEKADVIIYAGSLVNPDVLSPAREDCEIHNSAYLNLDETDAIITKAVDEGKLVARVHTGDPSIYGAIAEQIRELKKHDIEYEIIPGVSSLFGTASVLEAELTLPEISQSVIITRPEGRTPKPDGESLASFSKHHATMCIFLGIGMIDKVVDELLVGYEKTTPIAVVKKATWPDQQIIKGTLEDIAQKVKDANITKTAMIIVGDVLDPGDFNASKLYDKNFKHEYR, encoded by the coding sequence ATGAAAGGAAAAGTTATATTCATTGGTGCGGGTCCTGGAGATCCTGAATTAATAACTGTTAAAGGAAGGAATGTCATAGAAAAAGCTGATGTAATTATTTATGCAGGTTCACTTGTAAATCCTGATGTTTTATCTCCTGCTCGTGAAGACTGTGAGATTCATAATAGTGCCTATTTAAATTTAGATGAAACAGATGCAATCATTACAAAAGCAGTTGATGAAGGAAAACTAGTCGCTCGTGTTCATACAGGCGATCCATCAATTTATGGAGCAATTGCTGAACAGATCCGTGAACTTAAAAAACATGATATCGAATATGAAATTATTCCTGGAGTAAGTTCATTATTTGGTACTGCAAGTGTACTCGAAGCAGAATTAACCTTACCGGAAATTTCACAAAGTGTAATTATTACCCGTCCAGAAGGTAGGACTCCAAAACCAGATGGTGAAAGTTTAGCAAGTTTTTCCAAACATCATGCAACAATGTGCATTTTTTTAGGTATTGGTATGATTGATAAAGTGGTTGATGAATTACTTGTAGGTTATGAAAAAACTACACCTATTGCTGTTGTTAAAAAAGCAACTTGGCCAGACCAACAAATAATCAAAGGAACCCTCGAGGATATTGCACAAAAAGTAAAAGATGCCAATATAACAAAGACTGCAATGATTATAGTTGGAGATGTTTTAGACCCTGGAGATTTTAATGCATCTAAGCTATATGACAAAAACTTTAAACATGAATATAGATAA
- a CDS encoding flavodoxin family protein, translating into MKFLVINGSPRKQNTYNVIKQAKVNLNGDFEEINLIKENIPMCNGCFKCILESETECPHYDKIDPIIEKLHECDGLIIGSPVYAMNVTGLLKNFFDHTAYLYHRPEFFTKKALVVVTTAGAGHKKVAKYIDETLRHWGVNKVYKISFACGGNDSLDNDKVNKVSQKFAFDLISNKLHSPKFTDIIFYNVWRAMALSKDPIKADKEYWFNTGLVNHDFSPEVKLNIPKIVFAKIVFNVLKKAIK; encoded by the coding sequence ATGAAATTTTTAGTTATTAATGGATCTCCTAGAAAACAGAATACTTATAATGTTATTAAACAAGCAAAAGTTAATTTAAATGGTGATTTTGAAGAAATAAATTTAATTAAGGAAAATATCCCCATGTGTAACGGATGTTTTAAGTGTATTCTTGAAAGTGAGACAGAATGCCCTCATTATGATAAAATCGATCCAATAATCGAGAAGTTGCACGAATGTGATGGTTTAATTATTGGTTCGCCAGTCTATGCGATGAATGTTACAGGACTTTTGAAAAACTTCTTTGATCATACTGCTTATTTGTATCATAGGCCTGAATTTTTTACTAAAAAAGCATTGGTTGTTGTTACAACTGCTGGTGCAGGTCATAAAAAAGTAGCTAAGTACATTGATGAAACATTAAGGCATTGGGGAGTAAATAAAGTTTATAAAATATCATTTGCTTGTGGTGGGAATGATTCATTGGATAATGATAAAGTTAATAAAGTGTCTCAAAAATTTGCATTTGATTTAATATCGAACAAATTACATTCTCCTAAGTTTACAGATATTATATTTTATAATGTATGGAGAGCTATGGCATTATCAAAAGATCCTATAAAGGCAGATAAGGAATATTGGTTTAATACTGGTTTAGTTAATCATGATTTTTCACCGGAAGTCAAATTGAATATTCCAAAAATTGTATTTGCAAAAATTGTATTTAATGTTTTAAAAAAAGCAATTAAATAA
- a CDS encoding UPF0280 family protein: MDISEINLDETHIRLTTDLSCHDLKRYIFSIRRDLKNYIFKNQEFALSLEPIKSEDNLPLIVKTMIDASNIADVGPMACVAGAISQLSLNYLIEQDSKYSIVENGGDIALINDSSLLCGIYSNNQVLGNDIAFKIKPRKKPLGICTSSGKIGHSISFGKSDSVTVISKSSAISDGIATRVANEVNGSNSEEKVSKGLECGEDYSEFFDGLLIISENNVGTVGRLPKIIETKEFDVKIV; the protein is encoded by the coding sequence ATGGATATTTCTGAAATTAATTTAGATGAAACGCATATCAGATTAACAACTGATCTTAGTTGTCATGATTTAAAAAGATACATATTTTCTATTAGAAGGGATTTAAAAAATTATATTTTTAAAAATCAGGAATTTGCATTGTCATTAGAACCGATTAAATCTGAAGATAATCTTCCATTAATTGTAAAAACAATGATTGATGCATCCAATATTGCTGATGTTGGTCCAATGGCTTGTGTTGCAGGTGCAATATCTCAATTGTCGCTTAATTATTTAATTGAACAGGATTCTAAATATTCCATTGTGGAAAATGGTGGAGATATTGCCCTTATAAATGATTCATCATTATTGTGCGGAATTTATTCCAATAATCAAGTTCTGGGAAATGATATTGCTTTTAAAATTAAACCTAGAAAAAAACCTTTAGGGATTTGCACTTCATCAGGAAAAATTGGGCACTCCATAAGTTTTGGCAAATCAGACAGTGTTACTGTTATTTCAAAATCATCTGCCATCTCAGATGGAATTGCAACCCGAGTTGCTAATGAAGTTAATGGTAGTAATAGTGAAGAAAAAGTTTCAAAGGGTTTGGAATGCGGGGAGGATTATAGTGAATTTTTTGACGGTCTATTAATAATTTCAGAAAATAATGTGGGAACTGTTGGCAGATTACCAAAAATTATTGAGACTAAAGAGTTTGATGTAAAAATTGTTTAA
- a CDS encoding methionine synthase, protein MKSTVVGSFPAKESSPSNFKDKILNTLGLYDPFREAIRSSVIAQLDAGVDIISDGQVRGDMVSIFTKYIPGMKIEDGNTVIVSKIRNPIKEISIKDMQYAKKVMKEYYNGNIPDGKGIKGIITGPNTIVHSSRIESFYKNKEDAIIDLAHSLKFEVDSIAKKVEPVYIQIDEPFLSTGMVDMNTAREAIDIIHDGLDIPLGMHVCGILSNAFKDLAKFNIDILDMEFAGNNINLGVLEKNASLLTNKKVGFGCIDSSVHTVDDIGDIDMLVSRAIEIVGKDNLLLDPDCGLRRSPKDVAFEKLKLMNEIKDKYA, encoded by the coding sequence ATGAAATCAACTGTTGTAGGCAGTTTTCCAGCTAAGGAAAGCTCCCCATCTAATTTTAAAGATAAAATATTAAATACTTTAGGATTATATGATCCTTTTAGAGAGGCAATCAGAAGTAGTGTAATTGCTCAGCTTGATGCTGGAGTAGATATAATTTCCGACGGTCAAGTTAGGGGAGATATGGTTTCTATTTTTACAAAATATATTCCAGGAATGAAAATTGAGGATGGAAATACAGTAATCGTTTCTAAAATAAGAAATCCAATTAAGGAAATCTCTATTAAAGATATGCAATATGCAAAAAAGGTCATGAAAGAGTATTATAATGGCAACATTCCGGATGGTAAAGGAATTAAAGGAATTATTACCGGACCAAATACTATAGTCCACTCTTCAAGAATTGAATCTTTTTATAAAAACAAAGAAGATGCAATCATTGATTTAGCACATAGTCTAAAATTTGAAGTAGATTCAATAGCTAAAAAAGTAGAACCTGTTTATATTCAGATAGATGAACCATTTTTATCCACTGGAATGGTGGATATGAATACAGCTCGTGAAGCTATTGATATAATTCATGATGGTTTGGATATACCTTTGGGAATGCATGTATGCGGTATTTTATCTAATGCATTCAAAGACCTTGCAAAATTTAACATTGATATTTTAGATATGGAATTCGCAGGAAATAACATAAATCTTGGGGTTTTAGAGAAAAATGCATCATTGCTTACTAATAAAAAAGTGGGATTTGGATGTATTGATTCATCGGTGCATACTGTTGATGATATTGGTGACATTGACATGTTAGTAAGTAGAGCTATTGAAATTGTTGGGAAGGACAATTTGCTTTTAGATCCGGATTGCGGTCTTAGAAGGTCACCAAAAGATGTTGCTTTTGAAAAATTAAAGTTGATGAATGAAATTAAAGATAAATATGCATAG
- a CDS encoding DUF1894 domain-containing protein, which yields MSFCLDTYLQQSDDYEIHASKAGFKDCAMIIRFKADDLVYVKPGDEVLGVRVIGIPPIPIGFDHNKGTVFIPYTKPCHGTSVVELPINEEEIEKIRKLDTGNKK from the coding sequence ATGTCATTCTGTTTAGATACTTACCTTCAACAATCTGATGATTATGAAATTCATGCTTCAAAAGCTGGTTTTAAAGATTGTGCCATGATTATCAGATTCAAAGCTGATGATTTAGTGTATGTTAAGCCGGGAGATGAAGTTTTAGGTGTTAGAGTAATTGGTATTCCTCCAATTCCAATTGGATTTGACCATAATAAAGGAACTGTATTCATTCCATATACCAAACCTTGTCATGGAACTTCTGTTGTCGAACTTCCGATAAATGAAGAAGAAATTGAAAAAATCAGAAAACTTGATACTGGTAATAAAAAATGA
- a CDS encoding UPF0058 family protein: MYKDEMIQLHQFLVYVLKYLAEDDQITNDCSEYISLKISPHHIHKTKAEHKHAIFVLCKIIAQVVADKENNSIPDNVRNSLGDLVTRSQVELSAK, from the coding sequence ATGTATAAAGATGAAATGATACAATTACACCAATTTTTAGTATATGTTTTAAAATATTTAGCAGAAGATGACCAAATTACAAATGATTGTAGTGAATATATATCCCTAAAAATAAGCCCTCATCATATTCATAAAACTAAAGCAGAACATAAACATGCTATTTTTGTCCTTTGTAAAATTATTGCGCAAGTTGTTGCAGATAAAGAGAATAATTCAATTCCAGACAATGTTCGCAACTCACTTGGAGATTTAGTAACTAGGTCTCAAGTTGAACTTAGTGCAAAATAA
- a CDS encoding TatD family hydrolase — translation MIDTHCHIDFEDFDDDRDEVIKRAKDKLDNVIVSGYSNDSNMDVLKLSKDYEGFIYPTFGFHPVSSQNATDDEIKTAHENIVEHLDDIVAIGEVGMDYFYVTDNSLRKRQQKIFTGFLELANEYKKPIVMHVRDCEKKAVNIIYEYEDIPYFVFHCYGGSLKTAKRIMNMDNAYMSFSTMLCYSKQHQDLIEKIDLDYILTETDSPYLAMTKEERNEPANVVNAVYKIAEIKNMDIGTVDEITTSNACNIFKI, via the coding sequence ATGATTGATACACATTGCCATATTGATTTTGAAGATTTTGATGATGATAGGGATGAAGTTATCAAAAGAGCCAAAGATAAATTAGATAATGTAATTGTTTCAGGGTACAGTAATGACAGCAATATGGACGTTTTGAAACTTTCAAAAGATTATGAAGGTTTTATTTATCCAACTTTCGGTTTTCACCCTGTAAGTTCACAAAATGCAACTGATGATGAAATAAAAACTGCTCATGAAAACATTGTTGAACATTTAGATGACATTGTAGCCATTGGTGAAGTTGGAATGGACTACTTTTATGTAACCGATAACTCATTACGCAAAAGACAGCAGAAAATATTCACCGGTTTTTTAGAATTAGCTAATGAATACAAAAAACCAATTGTAATGCATGTAAGGGATTGTGAAAAAAAAGCTGTTAATATCATCTATGAATATGAAGATATTCCTTATTTTGTTTTTCATTGCTATGGTGGTAGCTTAAAAACTGCAAAAAGAATAATGAATATGGACAATGCATATATGAGCTTTTCTACTATGCTCTGCTATTCTAAACAGCACCAGGATTTGATTGAAAAAATAGACTTGGACTATATTTTAACTGAAACGGACAGTCCTTATTTGGCAATGACAAAAGAAGAGAGAAATGAACCTGCAAATGTTGTAAATGCAGTTTATAAAATAGCTGAAATTAAGAATATGGATATCGGCACAGTTGATGAAATTACCACAAGCAACGCTTGTAATATTTTCAAAATTTAG
- a CDS encoding acyltransferase, with protein sequence MVLRENRIFYLDELRAIAILCVIFAHTIQNFPTNMDYLTSPTLLSYLTVARMGVILFFMISGALLIGREYNLSDFLKRRFARVLIPTIFWQIIGYLSVLIFIGFTYDNLVQASVQVGFPWFVCAILGIYFVIPIFNSFIKEYGIKGAEYFLIIWVFLVILTNMQLNETYYIDFIFNNVGIYIGYAVLGYYLANKEFNIYSFPMVVICSVLFIISLALNSYYAFNFSHVFYIESYSIIVQCALLFLILRYMSKLAKFRPKFVLSKLHSFVQNSFIGSFIYYLSIFSFTIYLMHGFIVNAIIKYMPVTQFSMIPAIFLLIAVISIVIAAVLSKMPIISKLCGIY encoded by the coding sequence ATGGTTTTAAGGGAAAACAGAATTTTTTATTTAGATGAATTAAGAGCTATTGCAATTTTATGCGTAATATTTGCTCATACAATTCAAAATTTTCCCACTAATATGGATTATTTAACATCTCCCACTCTTCTTTCTTATCTTACAGTTGCTAGAATGGGTGTTATTCTTTTTTTCATGATTAGTGGGGCATTGCTGATTGGCAGGGAATATAATTTATCTGATTTTTTAAAAAGAAGATTTGCCAGAGTATTAATTCCAACAATTTTTTGGCAGATTATTGGATATTTATCAGTTCTAATTTTTATAGGTTTTACTTATGATAATTTAGTTCAAGCAAGTGTTCAAGTTGGTTTTCCATGGTTTGTATGTGCAATTTTAGGGATTTATTTTGTTATTCCCATATTTAATTCCTTTATTAAAGAATATGGGATTAAAGGTGCAGAATATTTCTTGATTATATGGGTATTTTTAGTTATATTAACAAATATGCAGCTAAATGAAACTTATTATATTGATTTCATATTCAACAATGTAGGAATATATATTGGATATGCAGTTTTAGGTTATTATTTAGCAAATAAAGAGTTTAATATATACTCTTTTCCTATGGTTGTAATATGCAGTGTTCTTTTTATTATTTCTCTTGCTTTAAATAGTTATTATGCATTTAATTTTAGTCATGTATTTTACATAGAGTCCTATTCAATTATTGTTCAATGTGCTTTGTTATTTTTGATTTTAAGGTATATGAGTAAATTAGCTAAATTTAGACCAAAGTTTGTTTTATCAAAACTACATTCATTTGTTCAAAATTCATTTATTGGTAGCTTTATTTACTATTTAAGTATTTTTAGTTTTACGATTTACTTAATGCACGGTTTTATTGTAAATGCAATTATTAAATACATGCCAGTTACTCAATTTAGTATGATTCCAGCAATATTTCTATTAATAGCTGTAATTTCTATTGTTATTGCTGCAGTTTTGTCTAAAATGCCTATTATCAGCAAGTTGTGCGGTATTTATTGA
- the comA gene encoding phosphosulfolactate synthase, whose product MKSFEFLSIKREKKPRTSGLTMVLDKGLGLETASSLMDISGEYVDYLKFGWGTSIVHEQDIIKSKVEMYKSHNITPYTGGTLFELAYTKDKLEEFFDEAHNLGFPAIEVSDGSTDIPHENKLECIEKAKESGFEVLSEIGKKNPILDKELSIDERISNMADELNAGSSLIIVEAREGGKNIGIFDSKGNAKEDEIDTILNSIKGEKILWEAPNKNQQVFFILKLGNTVNLGNISSDEITSLETLRRGLRGDTFGKL is encoded by the coding sequence TTGAAATCTTTTGAATTTTTATCAATAAAAAGGGAAAAAAAGCCTAGAACATCCGGTTTAACAATGGTTTTAGATAAGGGATTAGGTCTTGAAACTGCAAGCAGCTTAATGGATATTTCAGGTGAATACGTAGACTATTTAAAGTTTGGATGGGGAACATCCATTGTTCATGAACAGGACATCATTAAATCTAAAGTTGAAATGTATAAATCTCATAATATTACTCCCTATACTGGAGGAACACTTTTTGAACTTGCTTATACAAAAGATAAACTTGAAGAATTCTTTGATGAAGCACATAATTTAGGTTTTCCAGCTATTGAAGTATCAGATGGATCAACAGATATCCCTCATGAAAACAAATTGGAATGCATTGAAAAAGCAAAAGAATCAGGTTTTGAAGTGTTATCTGAAATTGGTAAAAAAAATCCAATTTTAGATAAGGAATTGTCTATTGACGAGAGAATTTCTAATATGGCTGATGAACTTAATGCAGGTTCCTCATTAATAATTGTAGAAGCTCGCGAGGGCGGAAAGAATATTGGAATATTTGATAGTAAAGGAAATGCTAAAGAAGATGAAATTGATACAATCCTAAACAGCATCAAAGGAGAAAAAATCCTTTGGGAAGCACCAAATAAAAATCAGCAAGTGTTTTTCATTTTAAAACTTGGAAATACTGTTAATTTAGGAAATATTTCTAGTGATGAAATCACATCTCTTGAAACACTAAGAAGAGGTTTAAGAGGAGATACCTTCGGAAAATTATAA
- a CDS encoding methanogenesis marker 16 metalloprotein translates to MKNNRTIGEINEKITNGEANIYTAEEFKKLIKNDETPSFNEVDVVTCGTCGVMSGTAAILNFVVSEPGKFIRANEVYLNGVPAYAGPCPNEWLGSVDVIIHGTAHSIHNENYGGGFLFKDILEGKEIDVRVESADGKTINNTITKEDIIRAQIIGTRMAFKNYTAFTNPNKEDISSIFAAKPLGGNLSGLTFSGCGDLNPLQNDVPQNVIKEGTKILINGTQGYVLGNGTRSSAEKPNLMLTADLMQMDSYYIGGFKTGQGGEVYDTVAIPIPVLNEEIYNNLLITDDKISITVSDIKGRHLPLTETNYAKLWGEYSLRPQYDRANCYKCDSCTVEEVCPTNAFANERLDLTHCFGCGMCANYCRHDAFDMNMGSVDLTIDNEDVNIPIICRQSDRLRGNKLSLKLKKLIQNQEFKL, encoded by the coding sequence TTGAAGAATAATAGAACAATTGGTGAAATTAACGAAAAAATCACCAATGGCGAAGCGAATATTTACACTGCAGAAGAATTTAAAAAACTCATAAAAAATGATGAAACACCAAGTTTTAATGAAGTTGATGTCGTTACATGCGGAACATGTGGTGTAATGAGTGGGACAGCAGCTATTTTAAATTTTGTAGTATCTGAACCGGGTAAATTTATAAGAGCAAATGAAGTTTATTTAAACGGAGTTCCAGCATATGCAGGCCCGTGTCCAAATGAGTGGTTAGGTTCTGTTGATGTAATTATTCATGGAACTGCACATTCCATTCATAATGAAAATTATGGTGGAGGATTCTTATTTAAAGACATACTTGAAGGAAAAGAAATTGATGTAAGGGTTGAAAGTGCAGATGGCAAAACAATCAATAATACAATAACTAAAGAGGATATTATAAGAGCGCAAATTATTGGAACTCGTATGGCATTTAAAAATTACACTGCTTTTACAAACCCAAATAAAGAAGATATTTCATCAATATTTGCTGCAAAACCTCTTGGAGGAAACTTGAGTGGATTAACCTTCTCAGGATGCGGTGATTTGAATCCGCTTCAGAATGATGTTCCTCAAAACGTTATAAAAGAGGGAACTAAAATTCTTATAAATGGAACACAAGGTTATGTACTTGGTAATGGAACAAGATCAAGTGCTGAAAAACCAAATTTAATGTTGACTGCAGATTTGATGCAAATGGATTCATATTATATTGGCGGTTTTAAAACAGGCCAGGGCGGGGAAGTTTATGATACAGTAGCCATTCCAATACCAGTATTAAATGAAGAAATTTATAATAATTTACTAATAACTGATGATAAAATTAGCATTACTGTATCCGATATCAAAGGACGTCATCTGCCGCTAACTGAAACCAATTATGCTAAACTTTGGGGTGAATATAGTTTAAGACCACAATACGACAGGGCTAATTGTTATAAATGTGATTCATGCACTGTGGAAGAGGTCTGTCCAACAAATGCATTTGCAAATGAAAGATTGGATCTCACACATTGTTTTGGATGTGGAATGTGTGCTAATTATTGTCGCCATGATGCATTTGATATGAATATGGGAAGTGTAGATTTAACAATTGATAATGAAGATGTAAATATTCCAATTATCTGCAGACAATCTGATAGGTTAAGGGGAAATAAATTATCCTTAAAGTTAAAAAAATTGATTCAAAATCAGGAATTTAAATTATAG
- a CDS encoding P-loop NTPase family protein encodes MKAINKMLCLVDGEHYLPVTQQAIDTLNNLEHIDVAGAVFIGGTEKLRDDSEETYSQKLGVPVQFAEDKDIPYDIIVSMIRQYNIDTVMDLSDEPILDYPKRFKIACSVLNEGISYEGPDFKFEPVSQYDIMKKPSITILGTGKRIGKTAVSGFVSRLIDKNNYEPCVIAMGRGGPSEPEIVHGEELEITSKFLLEQSEKGIHAASDHWEDALMSRILTIGCRRCGGGMAGEVFLTNMKKGAKLANEVDSKLAIFEGSGAAIPPIKTDKKITLVGANQPIETVTGYFGPYRISLGDLIILTMCEEPMASKDKIAKIEEFIQEINPDAPIISTVFRPKPLEDISGKNVLFATTAPEGVKDKLVQYLEKNYKCKIIGTTSHLSNRPLLREDMKKYMDNADVMLSELKAAAVDVATKDAINAGLDVVYCDNIPIPINDTYPDLSKTIINLVNSAIDNFDNQI; translated from the coding sequence ATGAAAGCTATTAACAAGATGCTATGTTTGGTTGATGGTGAACACTACTTACCTGTTACACAACAAGCAATAGATACTTTAAACAACTTGGAGCATATTGATGTTGCTGGTGCTGTTTTTATTGGAGGAACTGAAAAGCTTAGAGATGATTCGGAAGAAACATACTCACAAAAACTAGGAGTTCCAGTTCAATTTGCAGAAGATAAAGATATTCCATATGATATTATCGTCAGTATGATTAGACAATATAATATTGATACAGTCATGGATTTAAGTGATGAACCAATATTGGATTATCCTAAACGGTTTAAAATAGCTTGTAGTGTACTTAATGAAGGAATAAGTTATGAAGGTCCGGATTTTAAATTTGAACCTGTATCACAATATGACATTATGAAAAAACCATCAATTACAATTCTCGGAACTGGCAAACGTATTGGCAAAACTGCAGTATCCGGATTTGTATCTAGATTAATTGACAAAAATAATTATGAACCTTGTGTAATAGCTATGGGTAGAGGCGGACCTAGCGAACCTGAAATAGTCCATGGTGAAGAATTAGAAATAACCTCAAAATTTCTCCTAGAACAATCTGAAAAAGGAATTCATGCAGCAAGTGATCATTGGGAAGATGCTTTAATGAGTAGGATATTAACCATAGGTTGTAGACGTTGCGGCGGTGGAATGGCTGGCGAAGTATTTTTGACCAATATGAAAAAGGGAGCAAAGTTAGCCAATGAAGTTGATTCAAAATTAGCAATTTTTGAAGGTAGCGGAGCTGCAATACCCCCTATCAAAACTGATAAAAAAATCACACTTGTTGGTGCAAATCAACCAATTGAAACAGTAACAGGTTACTTTGGACCTTACAGGATTTCACTTGGAGATTTAATTATCTTAACAATGTGTGAAGAACCTATGGCATCAAAGGATAAAATAGCTAAAATTGAAGAATTCATACAAGAAATTAATCCAGATGCTCCAATTATTTCAACAGTATTTAGGCCTAAACCATTAGAGGACATTTCTGGTAAAAATGTTTTATTTGCAACTACCGCACCTGAAGGTGTTAAAGACAAACTAGTTCAGTATTTAGAGAAAAATTACAAATGCAAAATCATTGGTACAACATCCCATTTATCTAATAGGCCGCTTTTACGTGAAGATATGAAAAAATATATGGATAATGCCGATGTGATGCTCAGTGAACTTAAAGCTGCCGCAGTTGATGTTGCAACAAAAGATGCAATAAATGCTGGTCTTGATGTCGTTTACTGTGACAATATTCCAATTCCAATTAATGATACATATCCAGATTTATCAAAAACAATCATTAATTTAGTAAATAGCGCAATTGACAATTTTGATAATCAAATATAA